The Amaranthus tricolor cultivar Red isolate AtriRed21 chromosome 2, ASM2621246v1, whole genome shotgun sequence genome contains the following window.
CAACCTTTTCAAGTGATTTATTTGTAAACTTTTCTTATGTTTGAtgtaattttagaatataatgttacaatacattttatcttgaattatttttttttaagtggaaatctttttatctttttgaaAAATCCTATTTCAAAAGACAtcgtaaaaataaatattacttcTAAAATCTTTGCTACCTAACTACCATTACTTTACAttacattatatataaatttgacTCTCATTTTTCCTTCAATCTATAATAATCTATACTTGTTGAAAGTAAAACATCAAAAGAGTGAGAAAAATGAGGAGAAATAATATTTGCAAAAGCTTCTTTTTATGGATGGTATTGGTAATGGTTTCTACCAACAACTTAGTCTTACAAGTTACTTCAACCCATGAACCATATGTTCATGCTTCTTCTTCAGGTATATTCCATAAATTCTGTCAAAATAGAAATTTAAGTGGAActctataaataattttattgagTACATATAGGATAAGGGACTAGGAAGGGGAGAAGGACAGTGTGAATTACATTTAAAATCTtatcagaaaaaaatatatatatatttttattgagacaaaatttgattaatttttgaaactctattaattaataacactatgttttataaaattagtgtaTAATTATGGGTATTTCACTAAATATGACCTTCATTAATGCCATgaattattaagttttaaaaattaattaatttatttgtattaaaatagtttattaaattaattattgatgTATGTCTATCcttattttttcacttattaTACGTGCATAAGTGGGTAAAAGTTTTCTTAACATGTGCCAACTTTTGTATCATTATATAGAGTTATGTTGTTTAAAAGATTATTAATTAAAGTGATTTAATTACACAAAAACGTGTGaataaaaaaagacaaaattaaaagtgaaaagATAGGTCTGTATTTTAAAGCTTAGAATAGATTTTGTAAGGTCATTAGATCAGATAAGTATTTCTTGCTTAGCTGCATctcaataaattttaatttttttttgaaattaaaacatttacatatgcatgataattttttttttaaaaagtaagaCTCATCTATCCCACTCATTTACATtatttagaagaaaaaaacGTTCACATCGTAAtttaaaatgatgcaaaatgagtgtGTTGATGGCATGTtcatatttaattatagttattAATAACTTGTAGTaaattacaacaaaaaagagtaaaaaaatttaagagaCAAATCTAAAAGTTGAAAAATAGGGCTATATATATCTTCAAACTAATTAGAATAGTATTTCAAATACTTAATTCATATAGTTGTATAAGtttatatatttagttttgCAAGGTCATTAAATAACTATTTATTTCTTTCttggaatttattaaaattctaaaaattaaaatatttcttaCAACATCATAATTCATACATGCAtgctatttatttatcacaaaTAATGCTTaattttagagaaaattacAAGCATACACTTTTGTACATATAGGTCATCAAAGATCTTCCCACAAGCACAACTCTAAGAGCCAAAGGAATTGTAATACCCCACCTACACGTGGCGGTGGAGGTGGAGGAAGTGGTGGTAGCGGTGGGCATGTCGGCGGCAGCGGTGGATACTACCCTTCACCTAAACCTACTCCTCACCATGGAGGTGGTGGTAGCCACCATAAACCTCCAAGACATACACCCACTAATCCTCCTAGCGGTGGCGGAAATTCTCCGTGTGGTTCGACACCATCGTATAATTCACCGCCACCTTCTAGCGGTGGTAGTGGTGGTTATTATCCTCCAACTCCGTTGACTCCGATACCGGTAATCAACACTCCACCATCATGTTCACCACCACCTTCTAGTGGTGGCGGTGGTGGTTATTATCCTCCAACTCCAACGACTCCAACACCGGTAATCAACACTCCACCGTCGTGTTCACCACCGCCTTATAGTGGTGGTGGTGCTGGTGGTTGTTATCCTCCAACACCATCGACTCCAACACCGGTAATCAACACTCCGCCATCATGTTCACCACCGCCTTCTAGTGGTGGCGGTGGTTATCCTCCAACGACTACAACACCGGTAATCAACACTCCACCACCATGTTCACCACCGCCTACTGGCGGCGGCAGTGGTGGTTATTATCCTCCAACTCCCTTGACCCCAACACCGGTAATCAACACTCCACCGTCATATTCACCACCGCCTTCTAGTGGCGGCAGCGGTGGTGGTTATTATCCTCCAAGTTCCCCTTTGGTGCCTTCACCTCCAATGGTTCCAATTGTTCAATCTCCACCTTATACTCCAGGGTCTCCTCTTACTCCTTATGATCCTAATAATCCACCTTTTCCATGCACGTAAGtactttttttagtttaatcatatttaataattattcttaCTTATTTAATTGTACTCCATATCTTATAACTATACTACTTGTTTAATTGTTATTTACAAAAAgctaataagaaaaatataaatattcaactatatcaaaattaataactaatttaaTAAAGATTATCGATAATAAAATTAAGCTACGTTGGGGCCGACAGGGGGCTCGACCCCGCAATTAACTATTGATGtttacatttacatatatagtttatttttttagtttagcCTCtgcatattttaaattatatactactaatattaattattataagagTAATAGAAAGTTGGTGGTTTAATGGTAAAGATCAACATTTTGATATTCTCGACCCCTTAACTTTTATATTATGGCTTCACCCGTGCATATATTTGCTCCGGGTTGTATGCAGACCTTGATTCACCCCTTCATCGTAAGAAATCGGGTTGGACCGAACAAACCCAACCCATTTCATTATATCTTCCATTTTCATAATACTCGATCGAACATGTTTGTAATGACCCTTTTCTTACTCAACTCAcgcataattagaaatatttattgaaatttattattattaaagttatATATTGTCATGTATCACGTACTCATCGTGTGTtacatatttaatttgtatatttattcAGTATTTGGGGGAAGAATCCTGCCCTAATATTTGGGGGTACTAGGGTGGTGGGCCACAATAGGAGGATTATGGGGGGTAACAACTTTGCCAGGACTAAGTTCAACAACAAGTCTACAACAAGTTCTTACCAACCCTACAAATGAAGGGTATGGATCCCTTTACAGGGAAGGCACTGCTGCTTTACTTAATTCCAGGGCTTCTAAGTATTTCCCTTTCTCCCCCCACCAAGTCAAAAACTTCTTCCTTGCCTCCCTCGACTCTGATCAAGCAGCCGCGGCTCAAGCCAAAGTCTTCAAACTTGCTAATGAGAACAAGTTCAAGCATACCTCATCATCTAACCCTTGAAAGCTAGTTTATATGATCGAGATTTTGTTATTAGTATCAATATTAGTCGTACTATGTGTAATTTGGAATAGTTTTAGTTTGTACGTTGTGACATGTGCatgtttgtttttgttaaatCGTAACCAAAGACAATGTCGGAAGTTATTTTCTGTGTATGATGATATTTTAAATGCGACTTTAAAGAATATAGTTAAGCTTTTCTTGGAAAGTCATTATATGTTTATTAGCTAGTTTGCATGATTGCTTCTATAAGTTGATTTAAAGTGATTGTTTTTTGAAACAAAATGATAGTCACTTTTTGTTTAGTGCAACTTTCGTTTGCAACCCTTTCAAATGTTTTCTCTCATCACAacatattaataatatactctttttgtatttttaaatttgctatTAAATTGACGTTTTTTTCTCATAATATATCacttttaataacaaatttaaaaaaaatagtagaaTATACGTTATTTCATTATATATAAGTATGTCATTATATAGTATGAACTATGAAGACACAACCGCGTAACTAAGTAGTACGATTCTTGCATCAAGTTTTAGATCTATGACGGTAGGTTTGCGTGCCTTGATAGAAATGTGCGAGGTGATTACTAAGGCAAGTgtcttttcccataatattgctaaaaaaaaaattaattcccactttgcattatgtgggaaagtatttcccacaataccgtccacgtggaaatttgttttttttttatttttcagacaaaaccgccgcttgagatggcggtttgccttaagcactaaACTGCCACATGAAGTGGTGGTTCGGTCAaagcaaaccgccatctcatgtggcggtttggtccctaGTAAACCGCCACTTTCATGTGATGGTTTGCTTGTAGcctgcaattttttttttttcatttcccctaaatagtgaacgcaacctgcattaaactagttcaataccatctattccataataatcaattacgaactagcttgatttgaaaaaattaattatgaaaacaatgcgaagatatattacaatcatggaaagtcatactagaagttcaaatcataaaagaatatacaaagtttgttagaCTACAACCCtcggccccttttgttttgtgcaccgatggatgatgatggtgtgaactcgtcaacctccgcaatgacattaagagcaggagctcgtcgttgactagcacgctgatatgtgatgatcctttgcggaggcgatagatgtggaggaggagtggtgATGGAAGCTGGAGGAATGAATGGCGACatagcactgatggatcaactgggcctggcatcgccatgatcgctgttacatacataagtgttataaaaatcatataaatattatcagactcaacatgatattacaaaatattaaaaaaaacatactttgttgaccttcgagggcatgttttcttattatgaccactaaatccacaaaagctacacgtgttacgaggacgcgtcaacggtgcatccatttcgttccgtaTATGATTTGATCGCAGACGACCCTTTCCACGCTTcgttgagggatctggaacaactgtaggaCCGTTCCAAGAATCGCAggtgaacatgtctggaacAGGCATGAAAGTCTTCTTATATGTCGATACGTATTTTGTAATGAGAAACgaagggtccacaaaagcatcgtacgatatgttacgagctcgacatactgcaagaacatgtgagcacggTAACTTGAAGATGGTTGGTTTCTAACAGGagcatgatgttgctgtgaggtcaaccatATAGGATTTTCCCCCTTTTCCTGCTATCCCAATCCCCAAATacttttgttatagccttatttttggccaaccaagctctcttatatgttataacaaatccgtatttattttttacaaaattaacgtTTTACTTCACCTTAAACGCTGGATCAACTCTgatcatatccacgataagatcagcaacaaattcaAAAGTAATGAGGGGATGGTCGTCACTGTAATGTActgagcaatcttgattatgacccttatatcgcaCTATCTTAAATGATCCCATTGCGGTCATAacagctcgcatcctccattcacaacctatatcctccgcattagtgcattggataacgtactttgaaggctccgactcaattacacggaaATTTCTATTGTTAGAAATCGCCTATgttttaacattcttcttaaggtggtctaaagagctaaactcttgccctatcctaaagtctccattttcattcatggagttgtcatcgttccaggtcatccatgcatcaattaatcttgatcaacctcatcaattctaagccagtcttgagatggagcaccatctctaatcgctgcatctagagcttctcttttttcatcatcctcctctgaatcagaatcaatatgctcatcctcctgatctaaagaaTCAATCTCGTTCGCATTACacctacccaagtgactcgtggagaaggtgttcattacaccaccaccaatgccacgtgaatgagttggagaggtaagctcatccaagtgctcattaGAGGTAAGCTTATCCagatttgcaaccaattcaacataaaccttcattgccgttccaggggcttgtgatgccgcataagcaagagcacttatgctttcatcattttTAATCGGGACTAATACATTTTCCCCAGTCACCGGGTATTTCATCtacatttttaacataaaagagttgtgatcacaaccaattacatcatagatTTTGtatgaaacacctcaaaattagtattctgacgatggataaacatcactgtatttaatcctccattatacacaaCATCAGATCCaatataacttacttccccaccctaatacactataacgggataatgatccatattctgcaaacacaaacatgtttttcatgtgatttcacatacactttattgttgattatgagtaagggaagtgtaaatgtgaatacaagaatttctcatattaaggtattagaacacttgTTAGAActttcaattcaaatataaagctaaaaataccatcaatatatactaaaaccattaaactaacgcaataaagtaataaactttcattgaagcatttcatcaaacactttatatgcatacaaaccaaatcataaaattcaactacaaatgtgtaaaatgtaagcttaaatcatgaaatcaagagaatgtaacaaacaatcaacgtatttataacttcaaatgacaacaataatgaacaaaatattcaatttgcaaattgaaataaattagggtttatattaataccttaaatgatgatgaaaatgaaccaagtaaagaaggagaagatgagaatgtagttgattaatttagttgaatgagaggaattgtaaatatgaagtaaatgagaattgaagaattttttttaaacaagaACCGGCAGCAGCTTGAGAAGGAGGCAAATGAAATGAAGTGAAGAAATAAAAACAGAAACTGGCATtttgcactagtggaaaaaaacgtatttgctgcttatcatttgctgcggttttgggtgctgaccgcagcaaataatccccttttttgctgcggtgtTTAACCGCAGCATCTAAagtaggccatttgctgctactactattgcttggggccaaaaccacaacaaataatggccaaaaaatcacagcaaatgaggttttttccactagtgttgtaCAACcataaaaccgccacttcaagtggcggtttgctccatatattttttaaaaaaaaaaaactgaaattcATCTAAACGGCCATTTCATCTAGCGGTTTAGTTCAGAttcctaaacaaaaccgccatttcatgtggcggttatattaaaaaatatatatatatatatatttttaaactcATCCTACGTGGACGATATGTTGGGAAATACTTTCTCATAATACctaaaatggaaattattttttttgggggcaatattatgggaaaagattCGTCTTAGAACGCCTTACACATGTGAATACATTTTCAATCAAATGCTTCTCGGTCAATAAATAAACGTTTTCATTTAGATTGAATATATTTTCAATGGATATATGTTATTGGTGTGGTTATATAAGAATAATGGAAATTTGGGTTTAACTTTCAACAGACATTTACTAAGTTGAATTATCAAGTCTTGTATTAATCTCTATTTTCCAAAATACGAAAGTCAATGTATATATTTGATGTAAAATAtctttatatttacatatatagaGTCTATTCCCATTATattgctcaaaaaaaaaaataattctcattttgcattatgtgggaaagtatttcccacattaccgtccacgacagaatttttttttttttttttttcagacaaaaccgccacttgagatggcagtttgccttaagcactaaaccgccacatgaagtagcggtttgcttattaattttttttttaaaaaaaaaaaattaaaatgacatgctgttttgtactgctaTAAAACCGctactt
Protein-coding sequences here:
- the LOC130806112 gene encoding leucine-rich repeat extensin-like protein 5, translating into MRRNNICKSFFLWMVLVMVSTNNLVLQVTSTHEPYVHASSSGHQRSSHKHNSKSQRNCNTPPTRGGGGGGSGGSGGHVGGSGGYYPSPKPTPHHGGGGSHHKPPRHTPTNPPSGGGNSPCGSTPSYNSPPPSSGGSGGYYPPTPLTPIPVINTPPSCSPPPSSGGGGGYYPPTPTTPTPVINTPPSCSPPPYSGGGAGGCYPPTPSTPTPVINTPPSCSPPPSSGGGGYPPTTTTPVINTPPPCSPPPTGGGSGGYYPPTPLTPTPVINTPPSYSPPPSSGGSGGGYYPPSSPLVPSPPMVPIVQSPPYTPGSPLTPYDPNNPPFPCTIWGKNPALIFGGTRVVGHNRRIMGGNNFARTKFNNKSTTSSYQPYK